A window from Tautonia rosea encodes these proteins:
- a CDS encoding PHP domain-containing protein — protein MTRALRLLACCMLVMRFGLPTSTATAQDDAPAVPADLPARWWKGNLHTHSLWSDGNDFPEMIVDWYVRNGYNFLALSDHNVLSQGARWMDRAEVDRRSGNRGFDRYVDRFGRSWVETRTVDGVEQVRLKPLTEYRALSEQAGRFLLIQGEEITDRFEQKPIHMNASNLLEYIPPQGGDSVVEVIDNNLKAAEEQARRLGIRILTHLNHPNFGYAITAEELAKAVRERFVEVYNGHPGVHHEGDDTHASVERLWDIANTLRIAVLKAPPLAGLATDDSHNYFGVDGSSPGRGWVMVRARHLTPESIIDSIEAGDFYASSGVTLNDVQYDAAAGVIEVKVAPDPGASYTITFIGTRDTIDPSAEPVLDDDGNPLDVTARYSDELGTALATVEGTHARYKLKGDELYVRAVITSSMPPENPSFGGQLAQAWTQPVGWEKWIETVPTEASDD, from the coding sequence ATGACCCGTGCGCTTCGACTCCTTGCCTGCTGCATGCTCGTGATGCGGTTCGGCCTGCCGACATCGACTGCGACCGCCCAGGACGACGCTCCGGCCGTCCCGGCTGATCTTCCCGCCCGCTGGTGGAAGGGGAACCTGCACACGCATTCCCTCTGGAGCGATGGCAACGATTTCCCCGAGATGATCGTCGATTGGTACGTCCGCAACGGTTACAACTTCCTCGCCCTCTCGGACCACAACGTCCTGAGCCAGGGGGCTCGCTGGATGGATCGCGCCGAGGTCGATCGCCGCTCCGGCAACCGTGGGTTCGACCGCTACGTCGATCGCTTCGGACGCAGTTGGGTCGAGACCCGAACCGTCGATGGGGTTGAGCAGGTTCGGCTCAAACCCCTGACCGAGTACCGCGCCCTGTCCGAACAGGCCGGCCGTTTCCTCCTGATCCAGGGGGAGGAAATCACCGACCGCTTCGAACAGAAGCCGATCCACATGAATGCAAGCAACCTGCTCGAATACATCCCCCCCCAGGGAGGGGATTCGGTCGTTGAGGTCATCGATAACAACCTCAAGGCCGCCGAGGAGCAGGCCCGCCGGCTCGGCATCCGCATCCTGACCCACCTGAACCACCCGAACTTTGGCTACGCAATCACGGCGGAGGAACTGGCGAAGGCCGTCCGCGAGCGCTTTGTCGAGGTCTACAACGGCCATCCTGGCGTCCATCACGAAGGAGACGACACCCACGCCTCGGTCGAACGCCTCTGGGACATCGCCAATACCCTGCGGATTGCCGTGCTCAAGGCTCCTCCCCTCGCAGGTCTGGCCACCGACGACTCGCACAACTACTTCGGGGTCGATGGCTCTTCGCCCGGCAGGGGCTGGGTCATGGTCCGCGCCCGTCACCTGACTCCCGAGTCGATCATCGACTCCATCGAGGCCGGCGACTTCTATGCTTCCAGCGGCGTAACGCTCAACGACGTTCAGTACGATGCCGCAGCCGGTGTCATCGAGGTTAAGGTCGCCCCCGACCCGGGTGCCTCGTACACGATCACCTTCATCGGCACGCGCGACACCATCGACCCTTCCGCCGAGCCTGTGCTCGACGACGACGGTAACCCGCTCGACGTAACCGCTCGCTATTCCGACGAACTCGGCACCGCCCTCGCCACGGTCGAAGGAACTCACGCCCGTTACAAGCTGAAGGGAGACGAGCTGTACGTCCGGGCCGTCATCACGTCGAGCATGCCTCCCGAGAACCCCTCGTTCGGCGGCCAGCTCGCTCAGGCCTGGACTCAGCCGGTCGGCTGGGAAAAGTGGATCGAGACCGTCCCGACCGAGGCATCTGACGACTGA